The following are from one region of the Quercus robur chromosome 1, dhQueRobu3.1, whole genome shotgun sequence genome:
- the LOC126726669 gene encoding probable LRR receptor-like serine/threonine-protein kinase At3g47570, with protein MSMIEYGSEGRISTKSDIYSYGIILLEMNTRKKPIDEIFVGEVGMRQWIASLCDLMEVVDNGLLRIEDGRDVIALQTILSFILELGLRCSEELPNGRLGIKDVVAKPCVLPFSQSSNNFTDQSALIAFKSQITFSPNDSVFAGGNWSTTTNFCEWFGVSCSRRRQRVTALNLSYVGLHGTISPHIANLSFLVSLDLKNNSFSGFLPHEISRLHRLRKLCLSNNLLEGSIHPTIHDCQKLEYLNLYNNNFSGGIPKELGMLPKLRVLRLSRNSLSGTIPLSLSNMSSLEFLSFEDNSLTGPFPLVIFNFYLTLGLTNNHFSGTLPMNLCTQCPNLQGLYISDNEFNGKLTSQFNNCTELSVLSLSYNKFDGSIPKGFGSLEKLEVLYLGGNSLTGNIPPIISNLSMLQEFGIEENNVKGGIPSDLWRLQNLKFLLFELNDLTGTISQNIFNITSLQQLSLSENSLSGNLPLDTWISCPNLEILTLGLNKISGHIPSYLSNFSSLFLVDFADNFLSGHIPRNLGNLKNLKRLYLGGNQLTANPGYQEHSFLLSLTNCRFLEELHLSFNSLNITIPDAIGNFSLSLKVFDASENQIKGQIPKEIGSLKNLYLLDLSGNNLMGNIPSTLGGLERLQRLFLDENLIEGSIPEQLCQLKNLGELSLSINSLSRPIPNCIGNLSLLEKFNMSNNALTSSIPLNLWSLQNLLFLDLSSNFLSGNLSLSMTKLSTIVVMDLSYNQITGNIPSIIGAFESLSYLNMSKNSFQGNIPQSFGQLRGMDQLDLSNNNLSGAIPKSLETLPYLKYLNLSFNKLSGEIPSTGPFANFTIESFLGNEALCGNPIFGVPPCISPTSLGSRVKQVLLKYIVPAIASIIIFAALVIMRRRHPQCNMQIPGLPITLPTVDHRMISYQELSCGTNNFCESNLLGIGGFGFVYKGILSDGTIIAVKVLNLQLEVAFKSFDAECKVLRAVRHRNLVKVISTCSNLEFRALVLQYMSNGTLEKWLYSHNNYLNLVQRVSIMVDVASALEYLHNGQSEAVVHCDLKPSNILLDEDMVAHVSDFGIAKTLALNKDATQTKTLGTLGYIAPEYGSEGRVSTKCDIYSYGIILLEIITRKKPTDEMFVGELAMRQWIASLPDRMEVVDDGLLKIEDGRHVTGMQTILLSILELGLRCSEESPDERPDIKDVVTKVNKIQLAIHGNISRGV; from the exons ATGAGCATGATAGAGTATGGTTCTGAAGGGAGAATATCCACCAAAAGTGACATTTATAGTTATGGGATAATCTTGTTGGAGATGAACACAAGAAAGAAACCTATTGATGAAATATTTGTTGGAGAAGTAGGTATGAGGCAATGGATTGCATCACTTTGTGACCTAATGGAAGTTGTGGACAATGGTTTGCTTAGGATAGAAGACGGAAGAGATGTAATTGCCTTGCAAACTATTCTTTCATTTATCTTGGAACTAGGCTTGAGGTGTTCAGAAGAATTACCAAATGGAAGACTTGGCATCAAGGATGTGGTGGCCAAG CCATGCGTACTTCCATTTTCCCAATCTTCCAACAACTTTACGGATCAATCAGCTCTCATTGCCTTCAAATCTCAAATCACTTTTAGCCCAAACGATTCTGTCTTTGCTGGTGGTAACTGGTCCACAACAACAAACTTCTGTGAGTGGTTTGGGGTCTCTTGCAGCCGACGCAGACAAAGAGTCACAGCCTTGAACCTTTCCTATGTGGGTCTCCATGGCACCATTTCCCCTCATATTGCCAACCTCTCCTTCCTAGTCTCACTTGATCTTAAAAACAACAGCTTCAGTGGTTTTCTGCCACATGAGATTAGTCGTCTACACCGCTTGAGGAAACTTTGCTTGTCAAACAACTTATTGGAAGGTAGTATCCATCCAACTATACATGATTGCCAGAAGCTTGAATATTTAAATCTTTATAACAACAATTTTAGTGGTGGCATACCTAAAGAATTGGGCATGTTACCCAAACTTCGAGTTTTACGTCTTAGTAGAAACAGTCTAAGTGGTACAATTCCATTGTCCCTCAGCAATATGTCGTCATTAGAGTTCTTGAGTTTTGAAGATAATAGCCTTACTGGTCCATTTCCTCTTGTCATCTTTAACTTCTATTTAACTCTTGGTCTTACAAATAATCACTTCTCAGGAACCCTTCCAATGAATCTTTGCACCCAATGTCCTAATCTTCAAGGACTGTATATTTCTGACAATGAATTCAACGGTAAGCTCACCTCACAGTTTAATAACTGTACAGAGCTTTCTGTCTTATCTCTGTCATACAATAAGTTTGATGGAAGTATTCCAAAAGGTTTTGGGAGTTTAGAAAAGCTTGAAGTGCTATATCTTGGAGGTAACAGCTTAACTGGAAATATACCTCCTATCATAAGCAACTTGTCGATGTTACAAGAGTTTGGCATCGAAGAAAACAACGTGAAAGGTGGCATTCCAAGTGATTTATGGcgtctccaaaatttgaaatttttgttatttgaacTAAATGATCTCACTGGGACAATAtcccaaaatattttcaacattaCCTCTCTACAACAGCTCAGCTTGTCTGAAAATTCCTTGTCTGGAAATCTTCCATTAGATACTTGGATCTCTTGCCCTAATCTTGAAATTCTAACCCTTGGTTTGAACAAAATTAGTGGTCATATCCCATCatatctttcaaatttttcCAGCCTCTTCTTGGTAGATTTTGCTGATAACTTTCTCTCTGGACATATACCCAGAAATCTTGGGaacttaaaaaatctaaaaaggCTTTATCTAGGTGGAAATCAGCTGACAGCGAACCCTGGATATCAAGAGCATAGTTTCCTTTTATCTTTAACTAATTGCAGATTTTTGGAGGAGCTACATTTATCCTTCAATTCCTTAAATATTACAATTCCAGATGCCATTGGAAATTTTTCACTTTCTCTTAAAGTCTTTGATGCAAGTGAAAACCAAATAAAGGGTCAAATTCCAAAGGAAATTGGTTCCTTGAAAAACTTGTACTTACTTGATTTGTCGGGTAACAATTTGATGGGAAACATACCATCCACATTGGGGGGATTGGAGAGATTGCAAAGATTGTTTCTTGACGAGAACTTGATTGAAGGATCCATTCCAGAACAACTTTGTCAATTAAAGAACTTGGGAGAATTGTCGCTCTCTATTAACAGTCTCTCAAGACCCATCCCGAATTGCATTGGAAACCTCAGTCTTTTAGAAAAATTCAACATGAGTAATAACGCACTGACATCATCAATCCCATTGAATTTGTGGAGTCTTCAAAACCTGTTATTCTTGGATTTATCATCGAATTTCCTCAGCGGAAATTTGTCTCTAAGCATGACAAAATTGTCCACTATTGTAGTCATGGACTTATCCTATAACCAAATTACTGGAAATATTCCCAGTATCATTGGTGCTTTCGAGAGCCTAAGTTATCTAAACATGTCAAAGAACTCATTCCAAGGAAACATACCACAATCTTTTGGACAATTGAGGGGAATGGATCAATTGGATCTCTCAAACAATAATCTCTCTGGTGCTATTCCAAAATCTCTTGAGACACTTCCATATCTCAAGTATTTGAATTTGTCCTTCAATAAGCTATCGGGAGAGATTCCATCCACCGGACCTTTTGCAAACTTCACCATAGAATCATTTTTAGGTAACGAAGCACTTTGTGGGAATCCAATTTTTGGAGTTCCACCTTGTATAAGTCCAACTTCTCTTGGATCAAGGGTGAAACAAGTTTTGCTCAAATATATTGTTCCTGCCATTGCATCAATAATAATCTTTGCAGCATTGGTCATAATGCGAAGAAGACATCCACAATGTAACATGCAGATTCCAGGTTTGCCTATCACATTGCCTACAGTGGATCATAGAATGATATCATATCAAGAGCTTTCTTGTGGAACAAACAACTTTTGTGAGAGCAACTTGCTTGGAATAGgaggttttggttttgtgtacAAAGGAATACTATCTGATGGGACTATCATTGCTGTCAAAGTTCTAAACCTGCAATTGGAGGTTGCTTTCAAAAGTTTTGATGCTGAATGCAAGGTGTTAAGGGCAGTTCGACATAGGAATCTTGTCAAAGTCATTAGTACATGCTCCAACCTTGAGTTTAGAGCTTTGGTGCTTCAATACATGTCAAATGGTACCCTTGAAAAGTGGTTATACTCTCATAATAACTACTTGAATCTTGTCCAAAGAGTGAGCATTATGGTTGATGTTGCATCAGCGTTGGAATATCTCCACAATGGTCAATCAGAAGCTGTGGTGCATTGTGATTTGAAGCCTTCCAATATTCTTTTGGACGAGGACATGGTTGCACATGTTAGTGACTTTGGCATTGCAAAAACTTTAGCCCTAAACAAGGACGCAACGCAAACCAAAACTCTCGGTACACTTGGCTACATCGCACCAG AGTATGGCTCAGAAGGGAGAGTGTCAACCAAATGTGACATTTATAGCTATGGAATAATATTGTTGGAGATCATCACAAGAAAGAAACCCACTGATGAAATGTTTGTTGGAGAACTAGCTATGAGGCAATGGATTGCATCACTTCCAGATAGAATGGAAGTCGTGGATGATGGTTTACTCAAGATTGAAGATGGAAGACATGTAACTGGTATGCAAACTATTCTTTTATCTATCTTAGAATTAGGCTTAAGATGTTCTGAAGAATCACCAGATGAAAGACCAGACATCAAGGACGTTGTGACCAAGGTTAACAAAATCCAATTGGCAATACATGGAAACATAAGCAGGGGTGTCTAA